A single Amia ocellicauda isolate fAmiCal2 chromosome 9, fAmiCal2.hap1, whole genome shotgun sequence DNA region contains:
- the LOC136759169 gene encoding regulator of G-protein signaling 9-binding protein has product MGKEECKTMLDALNKVTACYRHLVIAVGGTSDSQNLREELKKTRKKAQDLAVANRNKLTTLLKDKTINKEDRAEYERLWVIFSTSMEFLEVDMKKALEFGQEFPLNVPKRHLIQTGMCGSTSAVAARAMSAQNMKYEADSSIDVVDLKELENEISQVGEMMEEMEMKVNVAHWTVEAKQDPGAELKSTISVGASSIGVISINEESKSGCEPTKVLAGVIFTAVLLIAIILAFCVIKLS; this is encoded by the coding sequence ATGGGGAAGGAGGAGTGCAAAACCATGCTGGATGCTCTGAACAAAGTGACCGCCTGCTACAGACACCTGGTCATTGCTGTCGGGGGGACGTCGGACTCGCAGAACCTCCGGGAGGAGCTGAAGAAGACCCGCAAAAAGGCGCAGGACTTAGCAGTTGCCAACCGCAACAAACTGACCACCTTGCTGAAGGACAAGACGATAAACAAAGAGGACCGAGCAGAATATGAGCGGCTTTGGGTGATCTTCTCGACCAGCATGGAGTTCCTGGAGGTGGACATGAAGAAGGCGCTGGAATTTGGCCAGGAGTTCCCGCTCAACGTCCCCAAGAGGCACCTCATCCAGACGGGCATGTGCGGGAGTACCTCCGCCGTCGCCGCCCGGGCCATGAGCGCCCAGAACATGAAGTACGAGGCGGACAGCAGTATAGACGTGGTGGACCTCAAGGAGCTGGAGAACGAGATCAGCCAAGTCGGGGAGATGATGGAGGAAATGGAGATGAAGGTCAACGTTGCCCACTGGACTGTAGAAGCCAAGCAAGACCCGGGGGCAGAGCTGAAGTCTACGATCAGCGTGGGGGCTTCCTCCATCGGGGTGATTTCCATCAACGAGGAGAGCAAATCAGGATGCGAACCCACCAAGGTCCTGGCTGGTGTGATATTCACCGCTGTCCTGTTGATAGCCATTATCTTAGCGTTTTGTGTCATTAAGCTCTCCTGA